A window of Tautonia plasticadhaerens contains these coding sequences:
- a CDS encoding nitroreductase family protein, whose amino-acid sequence MGQHPNPLTVRKADHPIEPLFLKRWSPRAMSGEPVTDAELMRLFEAARWAPSTRNEQEWRFLFARNGSEHWPTFFGLLAAGNQSWCERAAVLVVVLAHTSFSNTGAPNPVHLYDAGAAWQNLALQGASMGLVVHGMAGFDFQEARTALRVPDEFAVAAMFALGRPGDPDSLAPDLRDREVPSGRRPATQSICEGPFAF is encoded by the coding sequence ATGGGGCAGCATCCCAACCCTCTGACCGTCCGCAAGGCCGACCACCCGATCGAGCCCCTGTTCCTGAAGCGCTGGTCCCCCCGCGCGATGAGCGGCGAGCCGGTCACCGACGCCGAGCTGATGCGCCTCTTCGAGGCCGCCCGATGGGCCCCCTCCACCCGGAACGAGCAGGAGTGGCGGTTCCTCTTCGCCCGCAACGGCTCGGAACACTGGCCGACCTTCTTCGGCCTGCTCGCCGCCGGCAACCAGTCCTGGTGCGAACGGGCCGCCGTGCTCGTGGTCGTGCTGGCGCACACGTCCTTCTCGAACACGGGGGCCCCGAACCCGGTCCACCTCTACGACGCCGGGGCCGCCTGGCAGAACCTGGCGCTGCAGGGGGCCTCGATGGGCCTGGTCGTGCACGGCATGGCCGGCTTCGACTTCCAGGAGGCGAGGACGGCGTTGCGCGTCCCCGACGAGTTCGCCGTGGCCGCCATGTTCGCCCTCGGGCGCCCCGGCGACCCCGATTCCCTCGCCCCCGACCTCCGAGACCGGGAGGTCCCCTCCGGCCGTCGGCCCGCCACTCAGAGCATCTGCGAAGGGCCCTTCGCCTTCTGA
- a CDS encoding LamG-like jellyroll fold domain-containing protein has protein sequence MSTPSRLLSLVLAGPLALAIPAQARAGEFRAGAAAVDVSPPDLPAVVNGGFLRRDADSVLDPLFARAFVLDDGQTRLALCVVDTCMMPRDLIDRAKQLASGRAGIPTDRMLVSATHTHSAPAAMGCLGCPVDPGYAESLPDKIASAIVAAAGRLEPAEVGWTVVDDPDHTHCRRWIYRSDRMLTDPFGGRTVRANMHPGHENPDAIAPSGPADTGLSVIALRSIDGRPLGVLANYSMHYYGTDAVSADYFGRFSRALADRIGGGEDVVVSMSQGTSGDLMWMDYGAPAPDRDVDSYAEAVARVASEAFESIEYRDDPSLAMAEARLILGRRLPDDRRREWARATRDRIEGEAPRSIPEVYALEQFHLLDAPERELILQAVRIGDLGITAMPNEVYGLTGLKLKASSPLPTTVNFELANGAEGYIPPPEQHALGGYTTWPARTAGLEVQAEPRIVEAVLGLLEQVSGKPRRPIRPQSGSFAEAVVATRPRTHFRLDEMQGGEAADLLGGPPARYEPGIALALPGPEGPAFSGDGDGPNRAIHCAGGRLVAGPIGPGDSYSVAFGFWNGLPHDARAVTGYLASVGPEGDPEALGDHLGIGGTHPDVPPGRLFVFNGDEAGAIRAGRTELPVRRWCHVVLVREGTRVLVYLDGETEPEIDAELPVTRPPVGNSLNFGGRTDGFAGLEGKLDEVVVYDRAISPEEVAALARASRGPWPLDDAGE, from the coding sequence ATGTCGACGCCATCCCGACTCCTGTCGCTCGTCCTCGCCGGCCCGCTCGCGCTCGCCATCCCCGCCCAGGCCCGGGCGGGCGAGTTCCGGGCCGGGGCCGCCGCCGTCGACGTCTCCCCGCCCGACCTCCCGGCCGTCGTCAACGGCGGCTTCCTCCGTCGGGACGCGGACTCGGTCCTCGACCCGCTGTTCGCCCGCGCGTTCGTGCTCGACGACGGCCAGACGCGCCTCGCCCTCTGCGTCGTCGACACCTGCATGATGCCCCGGGACCTGATCGACCGGGCCAAGCAGCTCGCCTCGGGCCGGGCCGGCATCCCCACCGACCGGATGCTCGTCTCGGCGACGCACACCCACTCGGCCCCCGCGGCGATGGGATGCCTCGGCTGCCCGGTCGACCCGGGTTACGCCGAGTCCCTCCCCGACAAGATCGCCTCGGCGATCGTCGCCGCCGCCGGTCGCCTCGAACCGGCCGAGGTCGGCTGGACGGTGGTCGACGACCCCGATCACACCCATTGCCGGCGCTGGATCTATCGATCCGACCGGATGCTCACCGACCCCTTCGGCGGCCGGACCGTCCGGGCCAACATGCACCCCGGCCACGAGAACCCCGACGCCATCGCCCCCTCCGGCCCGGCCGACACCGGGCTGTCGGTCATCGCCCTGCGGTCGATCGACGGCCGCCCCCTCGGCGTGCTCGCCAACTACTCGATGCACTACTACGGCACCGACGCCGTCTCGGCCGACTACTTCGGCCGCTTCTCCCGGGCCCTGGCCGACCGCATCGGCGGGGGAGAGGACGTGGTCGTCTCCATGTCCCAGGGGACGAGCGGCGATCTCATGTGGATGGACTACGGCGCCCCGGCCCCCGACCGGGACGTCGACTCGTACGCCGAGGCCGTCGCCCGGGTCGCCTCCGAGGCCTTCGAGTCGATCGAGTACCGAGACGATCCCTCCCTCGCGATGGCCGAGGCCAGGCTTATACTAGGCCGGCGCTTGCCCGACGATCGTCGCCGGGAGTGGGCCCGAGCGACCCGGGACCGGATCGAAGGGGAGGCTCCCCGGTCGATCCCCGAGGTCTACGCGCTGGAGCAATTCCACCTGCTCGACGCCCCCGAGCGCGAGCTGATCCTCCAGGCCGTCCGGATCGGCGACCTCGGCATCACGGCCATGCCGAACGAGGTCTACGGCCTCACCGGCCTGAAGCTCAAGGCGAGCAGTCCCCTGCCGACGACGGTCAACTTCGAGCTGGCCAACGGCGCCGAGGGGTACATCCCGCCCCCCGAGCAGCACGCCCTGGGGGGCTACACCACCTGGCCCGCCCGGACGGCGGGGCTGGAGGTGCAGGCCGAGCCGAGGATCGTCGAGGCGGTGCTCGGCCTCCTGGAACAGGTCTCGGGCAAGCCCCGGAGGCCGATCCGGCCCCAATCCGGCAGCTTCGCCGAGGCGGTGGTCGCGACCCGGCCCCGGACTCATTTCCGCCTCGACGAGATGCAGGGGGGAGAGGCTGCCGACCTCCTCGGCGGCCCCCCCGCCCGTTATGAGCCGGGGATCGCCCTGGCCCTGCCGGGGCCCGAGGGCCCCGCCTTCTCCGGCGACGGCGACGGCCCCAACCGGGCAATCCACTGCGCCGGGGGTCGGCTGGTCGCCGGCCCGATCGGGCCTGGCGACTCGTACAGCGTCGCGTTCGGGTTCTGGAACGGACTGCCGCACGACGCCCGGGCCGTGACCGGCTACCTCGCCTCGGTCGGGCCCGAGGGGGATCCCGAAGCCCTCGGAGACCACCTCGGCATCGGCGGCACCCACCCCGACGTCCCGCCGGGTCGACTCTTCGTCTTCAACGGGGACGAGGCGGGAGCGATCCGGGCCGGCCGCACCGAGTTGCCGGTCAGGCGATGGTGCCACGTCGTCCTGGTCCGCGAAGGGACCCGGGTCCTCGTCTACCTGGACGGGGAGACGGAGCCGGAAATCGACGCCGAGCTCCCCGTGACCCGGCCGCCCGTGGGCAACTCGCTCAACTTCGGCGGGCGGACCGACGGGTTCGCCGGGCTGGAAGGGAAGCTCGACGAGGTGGTCGTGTATGATCGGGCGATCTCCCCCGAGGAGGTCGCCGCCCTCGCCCGGGCCTCCCGAGGGCCCTGGCCGCTCGACGACGCCGGGGAATGA
- a CDS encoding Uma2 family endonuclease has translation MNPSPLTLCFAPEVELTDELFWKICAANPELRLERTAEGDLEIMYPAGSDSGYRNAELTYQLIHWSKTIGRGLGFVFDSSAGFKLPSGATKGPDASWIARDRWLALTPEQRQRFAPICPDFVAELRSPSDSKRKLREKMAEYLANGARLGWLIDPLDGTVEIYRPGREPETLTKPERVDGGDVLPGFVLEPRGILSE, from the coding sequence ATGAATCCCTCTCCCCTGACGCTCTGCTTCGCCCCCGAGGTCGAGCTGACCGACGAGCTGTTCTGGAAGATCTGCGCCGCCAACCCGGAACTTCGGCTGGAGCGGACCGCCGAGGGAGACCTGGAGATCATGTACCCGGCCGGGAGCGATTCGGGCTACCGCAACGCCGAGCTGACGTATCAGCTCATCCACTGGTCCAAGACGATCGGCCGGGGGCTCGGCTTCGTCTTCGACTCCTCGGCCGGGTTCAAGCTCCCCAGCGGGGCGACGAAGGGCCCGGACGCATCCTGGATCGCCCGGGACCGCTGGCTCGCCCTGACGCCGGAACAGCGACAGCGGTTCGCGCCGATCTGCCCCGACTTCGTGGCCGAGCTGCGCTCGCCCTCGGACTCGAAGCGGAAGCTCCGCGAGAAGATGGCCGAGTACCTCGCCAATGGCGCCCGCCTCGGCTGGTTGATCGACCCGCTCGACGGCACCGTCGAGATCTACCGCCCCGGCCGGGAGCCGGAGACGCTGACGAAGCCCGAGCGAGTCGATGGCGGCGACGTGCTGCCGGGCTTCGTCCTCGAACCGAGAGGAATCCTGTCCGAGTGA